The genome window TCCGCCACCAACTTCTAGAGTTGCAAGGAGAACTTGAATGACTCCACGCTTTCCCTTTGTTGCCATCGTTGGGTTGGTACTGGCCAAACGCTCACTGATCTATCACACCCTTGACCCAAGACTGGGTGGGATTTTACTGCAAGGGCATCGTGGTTGTGCGAAAAGCACACTGGCCCGAGCGTTTACCGATCTGCTACAAACTAGCAGCAAGGGCACTGTTCCTTTTGTTGAGGTACCCTTGGGAACCACGGAGGATCGCCTGCTCGGAGCAGTCAATGCTGGCAATCTGGTTGAGCAAGGCCAGTGGCAACTTCAGCAGGGATTGATGGCGCAGGCCGATGGAGGAGTACTCTACATCGATGAAGTCAACTTGCTCCCAGACCATCTAACCGATTCCCTGCTGGATGCAGCTGTCAGCGGCAAGCAACAGGTCGAACGGGATGGATTATCAGCCAACCTGAAGACACGCTTCATCCTTGTGGGTTCGATGAACCCTGAAGAAGGCGAACTACGTCCTCAATTGCAGGACCGCTTTGCTCACAAGCTATTGATTCAGGATAACTTTGAGGTTCCAGAACGGATGGAGATTGTCCGACGCAGAATGGAGTTCGAAGATGATCCTGAGAAATTTGCTAAGACTTGGCAGACTGAGACGCAGCAGATTTTGCAAAAGTTAGCTGCTGCCAGGAATTTGCTCCCACTTGTGGTGATTCCAGAGGTACTCCGGATCCAAATTGCTAAAAAAGCAAAGGAACTGAAGCTCGAAGGACTACGCACTGAGTTGGCGGTATTGCGCACAGCCCGCTGTGCAGCCGCATGGCAGGAAAGTCAAACGCTGACGGAGGATCACGTACAAGAGGCTTGGGAACTGTGCCTTGGGCAATCTGTTTCTAAAACTGATCCACCAAGTCCACCCACCGAGCAGCAGTCCCCCAATCAACAAATTCCACCGCGACCGAAATGGCAGACCTCTCGGCAACCCCAAGGTACTCGGCCTGATCCAATTTCCCTGCGAACCGAGTTAGAGACCAAGAAGGAGGATATCGTCTGGCCAGCATCACAGTCGATGTTGGAGCCACCACCACCATTGAGAAATTCTGAACAACAAGGGAGAACACTGGACTGGCTGGCAACCTTGTGCAAGTCCTGGCGAGGTTTGAACACTTCCCCTGTTTGGCAACTGCAATATGCTCACACTCAGCGTCATCGCTTCTGGTGGCTGCTTGTTGATGCAAGTCGCTCGACTGGGAGTACAGACTTTCTTGCCCTTGTCAGGAATCAACTTATCCAATTGACTCAGCAGTATCGTGCAGACCGCTTTCACCTCATGGTGCTGCAATCGGGTGAGAGTCTCTGCTTGGGTCGAAAGATGAGTGCCATTGAGACAGAGAGGAGACTTTGGGAACTACAGGAAGCTGTTGGTGGAAGCGCCTTATTCAAATTGCTGCGCCAGTCCCAGGTTGCTCTTAGACGGAGTAGAGTTAGTCCCAAAGATCGGTTGATCTTCGCATCTGATGGCCTGTTTGAGGTCACTGGAAGTAGTGTAACTAAAGAACAATCAAAGTTACGTCATCATTGGCAACAGTTGCTCTGTTCAGGAATTGCCAGTCAATGGTGGCATCCAGCCAGTGTAGTTGGTCTGGAAAACTGGGTGGAAGAGTTATCCAAAGGGCTTCGCTTGAGGACCATACGGTTGGAGACGGGATGAGCAAGAAGGTTCAACAGCTTTCGACAGACAACGA of SAR324 cluster bacterium contains these proteins:
- a CDS encoding AAA family ATPase; this translates as MTPRFPFVAIVGLVLAKRSLIYHTLDPRLGGILLQGHRGCAKSTLARAFTDLLQTSSKGTVPFVEVPLGTTEDRLLGAVNAGNLVEQGQWQLQQGLMAQADGGVLYIDEVNLLPDHLTDSLLDAAVSGKQQVERDGLSANLKTRFILVGSMNPEEGELRPQLQDRFAHKLLIQDNFEVPERMEIVRRRMEFEDDPEKFAKTWQTETQQILQKLAAARNLLPLVVIPEVLRIQIAKKAKELKLEGLRTELAVLRTARCAAAWQESQTLTEDHVQEAWELCLGQSVSKTDPPSPPTEQQSPNQQIPPRPKWQTSRQPQGTRPDPISLRTELETKKEDIVWPASQSMLEPPPPLRNSEQQGRTLDWLATLCKSWRGLNTSPVWQLQYAHTQRHRFWWLLVDASRSTGSTDFLALVRNQLIQLTQQYRADRFHLMVLQSGESLCLGRKMSAIETERRLWELQEAVGGSALFKLLRQSQVALRRSRVSPKDRLIFASDGLFEVTGSSVTKEQSKLRHHWQQLLCSGIASQWWHPASVVGLENWVEELSKGLRLRTIRLETG